In Paenibacillus dendritiformis, the DNA window TGCTCAGCCTGGAGGACAGACCGACGGCCATATTCGCCAACGGGGACGAGGTGGCTGGCGGGATATACCGGTACGCGGTCTCGAACGGGCTGGCCATTCCGCATGATCTGGCGATTATGGGGCAGGAGAACCAGCCGGTCGGAGTAGCCCTCGACCTGTGCTCCATCGACCATCGTCTCGTGCAGGTCGGCGAGCAGGCCTTCGACCTGGCGGTGCGGCGTTCACGCGACAAGGTGAACATTCCTTACCGTATCCTTGCTCGATCTTCGGTATAAATTTTATTTCGAGGCTTGACTTGAAATCCATTTCATCCTGTACCATTGGTTGCGAATAAGAATAGGGGAGGATGAATGGGATGTATCAAGCTTTTCTCTTTGATCTGGACGGCACCATTATCGATTCGGAGCTTATCGGGCTCCATGCGCTGCAAGAGACGCTGGCCGAGCTCGGTCTCACGTATCATCTGGACGAGCTTCGCTTCTCGCTGGGGATTCCAAGCTACAAAACGATGGAAATGTTAAACGTGAAAGACATTCCAGCCGCCATAAAAAGATGTGCGGAGATAGAAAAACCGTATATGAGCAACGTGCCCATTTTCGAGGGGATGAAGGACGTCATTGCGAAGCTTCCGGCTTGCGGAATCGTAACGTCCAAGACGGCGGAAGAAATGAAGGACAGCTTCTATTTGCTCGGCATCGATCATTATTTTCAATCGGTTGTGTGCGCCAGTGATACGAGCAGGCACAAGCCCGATCCCGAACCGCTCGAATTGGGGCTGCGGCTTATGGATTGCGCAGCGGATAAAGCGATATATATCGGGGACTCCCCTTATGATATGAAGTGCGCGATGGCGGCGGGAGTCGATTTCGGACTTGCGCTGTGGGGGGCGAAATCGGCATCCGGATTCGAGGAGGCCCGGTATATTTTCGAGACGCCGCTCGATATTTTGAAGCTTCTGCACCGGTGAACGAATGGACGGCTGTTGCCACTGCCGGGCTGCGCCATAGGAAGCACGGCAGGAGGGAGGGGGTGTCCCCAAAGTCATGAAAGTGACAAGGGCCCCCCTTTACTCAAAAAGGCATGATGCACGAAGGCCATCCTTAAGCGGGATGGCTTCGTACGGGGCGGCTTCATTTTAGGCTAACAACCGGTTAAAATAGACGCTCCAAAAAAGGCTTCTCCAAGCTTGCTCTCGCTTCTTGCCGGTGAGTGCCGATCTGCTCGAGAATCGACTTCTTGTTCGCGAGCGCATAGGCGGCCGTGTCGCGTATCCGATCGGCGAGCTGCGCCGCGTCCGTGGAGATGGCCAATTGCGGAAGACCGATGGAATGGGCGAAATCGAACGATTTGAAACGGTACCCCAAGCAGACGAAAGGCACATTCGCCGCCGCGGACAGAACGTTGGCGTGAAGCTTGAAATTGATGGTCAGGGCAAACCGCTTTATCAGCTGCAAATATTTTTCATAGGAATGCACTCCCGCATCATATACGACATGGTCGGAAGCGCCGATCTTCGTGCACAGCCGCTTGCATGCCTCCCGATCCGGCCCCCATGCCGGATATACATATATCTTATAGCCTTCCTCGATCAGAAATTTGGCGGCGGAAGCTAGCTGATTCTCGACGTATGCTTCATCATTGCCATAAATCCGGTTGTAGGATGTGCCCCAATTGATGCCGATCCATCGTTCTGAGGTGTGTTCGTCATCCGGGTCGGATGCCGGCGGGGAGGCGAGCATGGCGGGATCGCCGCTCAGGTTTACCCGATCCATGGCGACGCCCATCTGCCGCATATATTCGAATGTCCACGGTCCGCGCACGCCGCAGTAGGCCGCATGATCGACAACTTCTTTCATTTTCAGGCAAAACCGTTCACTCTCCGGAGGGGTATTGGGACCGAAGCTGAACGCGTTCAAGCGATCATGGCCGCTGCCCCAGATGATTACGCGCTTTCCTTCCCGCACGGCATCATGCAGGATATCAAGATAGCCTGGGATTAGCAGGGATCCGCCTCCCATGACAATCGTGTCGTACTTCGTCACATCCTTGATGTCCACTCCGGGCACCGAGAGAATGACTTGGTATTCCTCCGGGCTCAAATGAAGCTTCGCCAGTTGTTCAAACATGGCTCGCATCCATTCGTCGCCCAAATTATTAAATCCAATCCATGCGAGATACAAGACTTTTTTCATGTTGATATCACACTCCCGTCATTGGGTTCGGGCTTGAACAGCCGTATAGATTTCATCCATGCGCGCAACGATTTTTTGGATATCAAAATGCTTTAATGTCCATCTTCGGCCTTGCGCTCCAATCTCCTTGAGAGCGTCCCGATCGGCCAATGCTTTTTTCAATGATTCGGCGATGGCCTCTTCCGTCGTCTTGCATTGAGAATCATGGTCGCCGAAATAATAGTCCCACGCTTGTCCATATACAGACGGCTCGACGAGACCGAAGAAGCCGTGATTGCCGATGGCCAGCACGGGCTTCCCGCAAGCCATTGCTTCAAGGGCAACGCGTCCGGTGCCGACGACGATATCCCCAAGCGCGAAATAGTCACGAATCTTCGTCTGATTCCCGGCCATATGGATAAAGGTTTGTCCGGTATGATCATGGACAGCATCGGCCATCTCGCAAATTTCTGAAAATTGAATGCCATCGCCGACCACGACCAGATGCAGGTTGGGCAGATCCGTGGCGCGCAGCCGTTCCGCCGCTTTAATTAACATCGTGCAGACGATGGCCTTGTCCCAGGCGAGCCGGCTTGCGTAGACGACAACGGTCGCATCATCCGGTATCCGAAGCGAGTTCCGCAGTGCATGAGAGGGCGCCGGGTAGAACTCCTCCGGGTCCACCCCGTTCGGAACCAGCAGGGAAGTGATTCCCAGATTATGCAAATAACGCTGTACAGGCTTGCTCACACTGATGATTGCGCCGCTGCATCGGGCAGTGCGGACAAGCTGCTCCTCGGGATAATAAGCCCCGTGAACCGTAAACACGACAGATATGCCCAATTCTTGAGCGGCCATGGCCGCGTACATTCCCGACGGGGTCTGATGGACATGGACGACATCGATCTTGCGGTAGCGCATGATCTGCTTCAAGGTGCGGTTCGTCTGCTGCAGCGAGCTATCCAGCATAAAGGCGCCCGCTGTTAAATCGACGGCATGAATCGGGCATGCCGCCTGCGCGAAGGAGTTGTACATTAAGCCGTTCGCTCCGCAGTATACCGGCTTCACTCCTATTGATTGCAGTCCCTTGACCAGACTGAGCACATGGGTTTCCGTTCCGCCGATGGCCAAGCTATCCAACACCATCAGCACGCGGTAGCCTTTATTTCTCATTGCGCTTCATCCGATCTTTTCCAAAGTATTTCCGGGAGCGCTGATTCGGATGGCTGCGGTAATAATACAGAACATCCGGTATATTGGCGATATTCAGGGGCTTTGCCTTCAGCGCCTTGGCAATAAATTCATAATCTTCCGCGCCTTCTATTCTCCTTGTATGCCCGCCGATCCGATCGAACAGCTTCCCGCGAAGCATGATGGTTCCATGGCATACGCAGTGGCCGCCGTTCGCATATACTTTGCGTATTTGTTCTCCGTACCGGATCCAGCCCGCTCTTGATCTCGGCTCCCACAGATTGTGATGGAACACCTCATAGTTGGTTCCCACCACCTCGATATCCGGGCGGCCCAACAAAAAGGACACTTGCCGCTCCAGACGTTCATGATGCGAAATATCATCCGAATCCTGGGCAGCGATATATTCACCCGCAGCCAAAAAGAAGCCGGTCGTCACCGCTCCGGCATAGCCGATATTGCGGGGCAGGGGCACCGTCATAAACGTGCGGTCGGCCAATTGTTCCCGATTGAGTTGCAGCCATTTCTCCACTTGCAGCAAAGAATCGTCTGTCGAGGCATCATCGACGAGAATGATTTCCCAGTTCGGGTAAGTTTGCCGCAGGATGCCATCCAAGCAATCTATCAAAAAATCCGCTTTGTTATAGTTTGTAATCACAATGCTTACAAGACCGGGTACTCTAGGGTAGGTCATCATGGTCACCGCCTTATTTCAGCTTGTTAGGAGAGAACTCGGACAAAGGACACCATATGAAGCTGAAAGATGGCGTACTGTCCATTGTCATACCCCGTCAACCGGGAAGTCCGGACAGTCAGCTTCATGTCATCGACGGATACGAGAACGCCTGTTATCAAATCCAATGCGCTTGCTACCTGGACTTGTTTCCCAAGCAATGAACGGAGCTTTTCTTTCATTTCAATCACCTTCCTCTTATTGACTCTGGAACGAGATGACTTGAGTCAGGTGCACGAGCACGATCGATCCATCCGACTCTCTAATTTCTGCATAGTCTTCACCGACCTCGTTAATCATTCCTTGAATCGTTCCCCCGAACGAGGTCAATTCAACCTGGCGGTGAACGTACCTTTCCAGCAATGGTTTGAGCGGTGAATCCGGGCTCCGTTTCCCTTCATTGTCTATCTCCTCCCGGATGGCTGTCCGAAGCGCTTGAACGAGCTTGTCTCCTTGCAGCTCGTCCACCGTGCCAGACTCCTTCACGACCTGCTTCATGAGTTGAGCCATTCCCTCAAAATAACGTTGCAACTCTTTTTCGTTTGCTTTCAATTTCACAATATTTCACCCGCCTTTCATTTCTCTCTTAATAGAGTATAGAAAAGGAAGAATGCTTGACTAAACTTCTCTCTATCTTTTGGCAAATTGGTCTGTTTGAACAATCAGCTTCAGATGGGGGGATAGGCCGTGCCTGGCCAATAGAGAGGGAGGCTTCATGCGAGCGGAGAGTCAAGCAGATCTATAGAAAAAAGAACATCCGTAGCGGATGTTCTTCGAATAAGACCGGATTGCGTTCAGGCCCGGGTCCGTTCGAGCCACTGCTTCGCCGCGAGCGTAAGGAGCGCCAGGGCGACCAGCAGCGAGGCCGAGGCGAACGCGGCAGAGAATTGATACTCGTTATACAGGATTTCCACATGCAAGGGGAGTGTGTTCGTCTCGCCGCGAATATGGCCGGAGACGACGGATACGGCTCCGAACTCGCCCATGGCGCGGGCGTTGCAAATAATAATGCCGTATAGCAGCCCCCATCTGATGTTCGGCAGCGTAATGCGGCGGAACATGGCCCATCCCTTCGCGCCCAGCGTGGCGGCCGCTTCTTCTTCCAGCGTGCCCTGAGCTTGCATGATCGGGATGAGCTCCCGCGCCACGAACGGAAAGGTGACGAACAGCGTCGCGAGCACGATGCCCGGAAGCGCGAACACGATCTGAACATCATGCGCCGCCAGCCAGGCGCCGAACCAGCCGTGAGCGCCGAACAGCAGAATGAAGAGGAAGCCCGCTATGACCGGCGATACCGAAAAGGGCAGGTCGATAAGCGTAATGAGCCATTGCTTGCCTCGAAAGGCGAATTTGGTCAGGCACCATGCGGCAGCGATGCCGAATATCGTATTCAGCGGCACGACGATGAGGGCCGTGATTAGCGTCAGCCGGATGGCCGACAGCGCGTCCGGCTCTGTCAATGCCGCGAAGTAGACGTCCGCGCCCCGCTTGAACGCCTGCGCGAAGACGGCCGCGAGCGGGAGCAAGAGGACGAGACCGATGAAACCGAGCGTGACGCCGATGAGCAGCCGGCGGACGAGCGGGGATTCGGTCGTGCAGCCGGCACGGGGCGCAAGCTTGCGGCACGCCGGCGGCGGGCAAGGGGAGACGGCAGCGGACGGAGAAGCGGCCATTCGTGTAGTCCTCCTTCGGGATGAAAGTATCGGAAATAAGCAGGGCGGCTGCCCCGGGAATGAACTCGGCAGGCGTTCCTGCCTTCATAGCGAGCTCATGCGGCGCGCCGACTTCCATTGCAGCGTATTGATAAGCAGCTGCAGCAGGAAGGACAGGGCGAGCATGACGAACGCGACGGCGGTGGCCCCCGCGTAGTCATATTGCTCCAGCTTCGTCATGATAAGCATGGGCGCGATCTCCGTCTTGTAAGGCATATTGCCGGAGATGAAGACGACCGAACCGTACTCTCCGATGCCGCGGGCGAAGGCAAGCGCGAATCCCGTCAGGAGAGACGGGAGGAGCTGCGGCACGATGATGCGACGGAAGACGGTCAGCCGCTTCGCGCCGAGCGTGGCGGCCGCTTCCTCGACCTCCGTCTCCCATGACTCCAGCACCGGCTGTACGGTGCGGACGACGAAGGGGAGACCGATGAAGACGAGGGCGATCCCGATGCCGATCGCGGAGTAGGCGCTCGGGATGCCGATTGCGTACAGCCAGCGGCCAATCCAGCCGTTCTCGGCGTAAATGGTCGTGAGCGCGATGCCCGCGACCGCGGTCGGCAGGGCGAAGGGCAGATCGATAATGCCGTCGATCAGCCGCTTGCCGGGGAACGTATAGCGCACGAGCACCCAGGCGACGACAAAGCCGAACACGACATTGACCAGTCCGGCGGCGAACGCCGCCGCGAAGCTGATGCGGTGGGCCGCGAGCACGCGCTCATCGAAGACGGCGGCCCAGAAGCCGCTCCAGTTCAGCTCAAGCGACTTCAGCACGACGGCGGACAGCGGGATGAGCACGAGCAGAGACAAATAGCCGACGGTAAAACCGAGCGTGATGCGGAATCCGGGCAGGACCGCATACGGCTTGCCTTTATGCGGGGTCTGTTTTGAGGGCGGTGCAGCTGTCATGGGCATTGCCTCCTCCTTTTTTCCGGGAGATCGAACATTTACCGTTTATAGATTTCGTCGAACAGCGCGCCGTCGGCGAAATGCTTCTTGTGGGCCTCGGCCCACCCGCCGAACTGTTCCCGGATGGTCAGCAGCTTCACTTGCGGGAAGCGCTGTTCGTACTTGGCGGCGACGGATTCCAAGCGCGGCCGGTAATAATGCTTGGCGGCGATTTCTTGCCCTTCCTCGCTATACAAATAGTCGAGGTATGCTTCCGCCGCCTCGCGCGTTCCCCGCTTATCCACGATCCCGTCCACGACCGCCACGGGCGGCTCCGCCAGAATGCTTAGGCTGGGCACCACGATCTCGAATTTATCCTTGCCCAGCTCGTTGGTCGCCAGGAACGCCTCGTTCTCCCACGAGATCAGCACGTCGCCGATGCCGCGCTCGACGAACGTGGTCGTCGCGCCGCGCGCGCCGGAATCGAGGACGGGCACGTTGAGGTAGAGGCTGCGCAGCCATTCCTTCGCCTGGACCTCATTGTTGCCGCTAGCCTCCAGCGCATAGCCCCAGGCGGCAAGATAGTTCCATCGCGCGCCGCCCGATGTCTTCGGATTCGGCGTGATGACCTGGACATCCGGCTTCACGAGATCGTTCCAATCGCGGATGCCTTTCGGGTTGCCCTTGCGGACGAGGAACACGATGGCAGAATAATAGGGAGCGCTGTTGTCCTTCAATCGTTTTTCCCACCCGTCGTTGATCAGGCCGGCCTGTTGGATGGCATCGATATCGTAAGCCAGGGCGAGGGTGACGACATCGGCCTGCAGCCCGTCGATAACGGAACGCGCCTGCTTGCCGCTGCCGCCATGGGATTGCTTCACGGTGATGGATTGCCCTGTCTTCTTCTGCCAATAAGCCGCAAATGCCTGATTGTAATCCGCGTACAGCTCGCGCGTCGGATCGTAGGAGACGTTCTGAAGCACGATGGTCTCCGTGCCGCTCCCATCCGTTCCGCCTTGGGAATCCGTCTTCGCGCCACCGGTTCCGCTTCCGCAGGCGGCCGTCAGGCTCATCGCCGCGATAAGTGCCCACAGCATCGCTTTTTTTCGGTAGGGTCTGCCCTTCATCTTGCATGCTCCTTTCTCTCGGCGGCTTCCAGCTTCTGCGCTGGGCCGTCCGCACCCTTTAATTTGAACGCGCCACATTTTATTGATAACTCCGATGGGACAACTTGGATATTAGGGCGTATGCAAGTAATGGTATCAGCCCTCCTGCGCAGCAGTCAATAAAGATTTGCAGCAATGCAACTTATTCCCATCTTCATCGAAAGAGCCGTGTCTGCGTTCTCGAAAACGTTTTAAATTGATGCAGTTCCGGCAGATGGAGGTCCGGTTTTATCCATATTGCGCATTAGGGAGGTAAACAACTGTATATGAAAGTCATAACAAATCTCTTTCCATCGGGTTAGAAGGTCTTTTATTGTTATAGTGAAGGCGCTTACATATAGGACTTCGAAGGATTTATGACCTGTGCGTCTCCGGGAAGGGAGGGAGTTGATAGGCGTCGGGCGCGAGGCCGTCGCGCCAAGAGAAGCGGCATGGGGGAATGTAAACCACACTCAGGAGGGAAAATGATGCTGTCTTTGAAAAAGAGAATATCCCTGGTCTTATGCATAATGATGCTGTTCACCTTCATTCCGGTTCCGAATGCGCATGCGGCCGAGAGCGGGCCGGAGCTCCGCAATCTGGCCAAGGATTCCACGTATGTATGGTCGGAGGCGCCG includes these proteins:
- a CDS encoding HAD family hydrolase, producing MYQAFLFDLDGTIIDSELIGLHALQETLAELGLTYHLDELRFSLGIPSYKTMEMLNVKDIPAAIKRCAEIEKPYMSNVPIFEGMKDVIAKLPACGIVTSKTAEEMKDSFYLLGIDHYFQSVVCASDTSRHKPDPEPLELGLRLMDCAADKAIYIGDSPYDMKCAMAAGVDFGLALWGAKSASGFEEARYIFETPLDILKLLHR
- a CDS encoding polysaccharide pyruvyl transferase family protein — encoded protein: MKKVLYLAWIGFNNLGDEWMRAMFEQLAKLHLSPEEYQVILSVPGVDIKDVTKYDTIVMGGGSLLIPGYLDILHDAVREGKRVIIWGSGHDRLNAFSFGPNTPPESERFCLKMKEVVDHAAYCGVRGPWTFEYMRQMGVAMDRVNLSGDPAMLASPPASDPDDEHTSERWIGINWGTSYNRIYGNDEAYVENQLASAAKFLIEEGYKIYVYPAWGPDREACKRLCTKIGASDHVVYDAGVHSYEKYLQLIKRFALTINFKLHANVLSAAANVPFVCLGYRFKSFDFAHSIGLPQLAISTDAAQLADRIRDTAAYALANKKSILEQIGTHRQEARASLEKPFLERLF
- a CDS encoding glycosyltransferase family 4 protein, which translates into the protein MRNKGYRVLMVLDSLAIGGTETHVLSLVKGLQSIGVKPVYCGANGLMYNSFAQAACPIHAVDLTAGAFMLDSSLQQTNRTLKQIMRYRKIDVVHVHQTPSGMYAAMAAQELGISVVFTVHGAYYPEEQLVRTARCSGAIISVSKPVQRYLHNLGITSLLVPNGVDPEEFYPAPSHALRNSLRIPDDATVVVYASRLAWDKAIVCTMLIKAAERLRATDLPNLHLVVVGDGIQFSEICEMADAVHDHTGQTFIHMAGNQTKIRDYFALGDIVVGTGRVALEAMACGKPVLAIGNHGFFGLVEPSVYGQAWDYYFGDHDSQCKTTEEAIAESLKKALADRDALKEIGAQGRRWTLKHFDIQKIVARMDEIYTAVQARTQ
- a CDS encoding glycosyltransferase family 2 protein codes for the protein MTYPRVPGLVSIVITNYNKADFLIDCLDGILRQTYPNWEIILVDDASTDDSLLQVEKWLQLNREQLADRTFMTVPLPRNIGYAGAVTTGFFLAAGEYIAAQDSDDISHHERLERQVSFLLGRPDIEVVGTNYEVFHHNLWEPRSRAGWIRYGEQIRKVYANGGHCVCHGTIMLRGKLFDRIGGHTRRIEGAEDYEFIAKALKAKPLNIANIPDVLYYYRSHPNQRSRKYFGKDRMKRNEK
- the cysW gene encoding sulfate ABC transporter permease subunit CysW; translated protein: MAASPSAAVSPCPPPACRKLAPRAGCTTESPLVRRLLIGVTLGFIGLVLLLPLAAVFAQAFKRGADVYFAALTEPDALSAIRLTLITALIVVPLNTIFGIAAAWCLTKFAFRGKQWLITLIDLPFSVSPVIAGFLFILLFGAHGWFGAWLAAHDVQIVFALPGIVLATLFVTFPFVARELIPIMQAQGTLEEEAAATLGAKGWAMFRRITLPNIRWGLLYGIIICNARAMGEFGAVSVVSGHIRGETNTLPLHVEILYNEYQFSAAFASASLLVALALLTLAAKQWLERTRA
- the cysT gene encoding sulfate ABC transporter permease subunit CysT, with the protein product MTAAPPSKQTPHKGKPYAVLPGFRITLGFTVGYLSLLVLIPLSAVVLKSLELNWSGFWAAVFDERVLAAHRISFAAAFAAGLVNVVFGFVVAWVLVRYTFPGKRLIDGIIDLPFALPTAVAGIALTTIYAENGWIGRWLYAIGIPSAYSAIGIGIALVFIGLPFVVRTVQPVLESWETEVEEAAATLGAKRLTVFRRIIVPQLLPSLLTGFALAFARGIGEYGSVVFISGNMPYKTEIAPMLIMTKLEQYDYAGATAVAFVMLALSFLLQLLINTLQWKSARRMSSL
- a CDS encoding sulfate ABC transporter substrate-binding protein — protein: MKGRPYRKKAMLWALIAAMSLTAACGSGTGGAKTDSQGGTDGSGTETIVLQNVSYDPTRELYADYNQAFAAYWQKKTGQSITVKQSHGGSGKQARSVIDGLQADVVTLALAYDIDAIQQAGLINDGWEKRLKDNSAPYYSAIVFLVRKGNPKGIRDWNDLVKPDVQVITPNPKTSGGARWNYLAAWGYALEASGNNEVQAKEWLRSLYLNVPVLDSGARGATTTFVERGIGDVLISWENEAFLATNELGKDKFEIVVPSLSILAEPPVAVVDGIVDKRGTREAAEAYLDYLYSEEGQEIAAKHYYRPRLESVAAKYEQRFPQVKLLTIREQFGGWAEAHKKHFADGALFDEIYKR